The Curtobacterium herbarum genome contains the following window.
CGCCGTGCAGCTCTCCCGCAGGACGCTCCGCACCATCCGGGTCAACCTGGTCTGGGCGTTCGGCTACAACATCGCGGCGATCCCACTCGCCGCCGCCGGCTTGCTCAACCCGCTCATCGCGGCGGCAGCGATGGCGCTCTCGTCCACGCTGGTCGTCTCGAACAGCCTCCGACTGCGCTCCTACGGGCGGTCGTGACGCGCGTGCCCCGGGGAACGAGACGACCACCTCGGTCTCTGGACGGCCTTCCTGGCACATCCCGGTCGACCGTCAGCAGGGTCAGTCGTCGACCTGATCCTGCTGCGCCCGAAGCGCGGAACCGGAGGTCCGGGATGACGAACTCGGGAACGGCTCCAGTCGAGCAGGCGCGAACTGTCCCACGATGACGAGTGCCGTGATCACGATGGCGGCGGCGGTCCAGGTACCCGCTCCGAGTGGCCCGGCGAGTACCGGGTCGACCCGATCACCTGCGGAAGAGAACAGCACCACCAGGTTGGCGCTGGCGTTGAGGGCACCGTGAGCGAAGACGGGCGGCCACACCGAACCGCTGCGGAGGCGCAACCAACCGAAGAGGATCCCGACGGACACGGAACCGACGACCATGAGGAAGACTCCGAAGACGTTCGGCTGTTCGAAGTTGTACCCGAGCAGGATGAGCGGGCTGTGCCACAGACCCCAGATCGCCCCGCTCACGACGAGCGAAGGCCACGTCCCGATCCGGGATCGCAGCCGTGGGAGGAGCCAGCCGCGCCACCCGACTTCCTCGCCGAACGTGAGGAGTCCGTTGAACAGGGCGCCGATCGGGATGCTCACCAACTGAACGATCGCGATCAGTTGCAGCGGCGCTGCGTCGGCGGCTCGGCCTGCTGCGGCGCGGAGGGTTTCGCGGAACCCTGACAAGTGCTCTAGGTCGAGACGGACCCACCCGAAACCTGCTGCGATGAACACTCCGATCGCGATCAGCAACGGAGCGCCAGCGACAGCGATGATCGTCAGCCCCAGGACGCGTTTCACGGGGCGCAGCGGCCACATGCCCAACTCGCGAGCGGTTGCGCCAGGTCGCTGCCGTCGCACCGATGCCACCACGAACACTGCAGCCGCCGGCGTGTACATGATCGCCGGCAGGAGAAGCGGAGCCACGGGTGACGCGAGACCGGCGCTGCTCGTCCAGAGCGGAAGCGCGACCAGCCAAGCGCCTCCGGAACTCACCACGAGGAAGGTCGTCAGGAGGACCCAGAAGGGTGTCCGGTGACCTCGCGCGAGTGTCACGTGCTGCTCACCGGACATGTGTTCTCCTCCCGCCGGGGGTTCTCGAGCCTGTACCGACCCGCGCTGGCGTCCTGCTCACCGGCAGCCGTCCACCGCAGATCTGCGCACGAACCACAGTAGACAGGTGGTTCCGCTTCGGTACAAGGAGATGTACCGTGTTCGTGGGGTTGCAATGTCGCGACTGGGGACAGAACCATCGCTGCACCTCATGGATTCGAGGGGAAACCATGAAGATCTCACGCACCATGATCACGTTGTCGACTGCCGCGGCTCTCGTCGCTGCGACGACGATCTCGGCGGCACCAGCCACGGCGGCCGACACCGCACCGGCAGCCCGCACCGTGGCCTCCACCACGACGGGCTCGCTCCACTACTCCGACCGCGACATCGTGGACTTCCTCGTGTTCGGACGTGGAGCCATCGCGACGGAGCAGCCGGAGCTCCTGAAGCAGATGAACATCACCACGGTCGCAGAGGCCCCAGCCTCGGTGACGGATCGTCTGCTCTCCGATCTCGAGTCCGTCGACCCGGCATTCCACAGCCGCGTGACGGCGGAGGCTCAGGCCGGTGACCCGTACAAGGCGGAAGCGTCGATCAGGGCCTTCAGCAAGGACGTGGAAGCAGTCGCGGCGAAGTACCAGGTGTCGCAGAAGACCGTTCGTGCGGCGTCGACCGCGGCAACCGCCAACGGGCAGGTGTACGCCTTCTCGAACTACGTCGTCAGCGTCCAGGTCGCCCTCACGGCGTCTCTCGCTGTCAGCGTCATCGGCGTGGTGGCGGCGCTGGCGGTCTTCGCTTACCAGAAGCCAGGGGACTCCTCCGCGATCGCACGCGAGGGATACGCCAGCTCCTGGGCATCGCTGTAGTCGGCATGCTCCAACGCAACACGACGGGACGCCTCGCCTCGACCGAGACGGGGCGTCCCGCCCGCCGAACGTTCGGCATCGCCATGGCGGTCGTGTGCGGGTTCCTGGCGCTCACGGTTGCGGCTTCCTGGTCCGCGAACGTCTTGGCCGGCGTCGAGAACGGCGGCCCACGGCAGGCGCTGCAAGTGCTCGTCCCGCAAGGCTGGGCCTTCTTCACGAAGAGCCCCGAGGGCGTGACGCTCGTTCCGTACGAGAAGTCCCCGACCGGCGTCTGGGAACGCGCTGACTCGCTCCCGCAGAGCAATGCCGCGAACGGCTTCGGCCTGAGTCGGAACCAACGCGCGCAGAGCACCGAACTGGCGATCATCGCCGCTGCCGTGCCCAGGTTCACCGCCTGCCAGGACTACCTCACCGCATGCCTCGACAAGTCGGGCGGGAAGGTCGTCACGGTGACGAACGAGACCAACACGCACCACTTCTGCGGCTCGTTCCGCATCGTCCAGCAGGAGCCGGTGAAGTGGGCCTACCGAGGCTCGGTACCGGAGTCGGTGCGGGTCGCTCGGTACGCCGACGTGGAAGTCGAGTGCCCGAGATGAAGCCCGTCCAGGATCTGCGGGACGTCTTCAACACGCTCGCCAGCAATCTCGACCGATTCGACGGCCAGTCCGTCCGGCCCCAAGTGGGCCGCTCCATCATCGCGCTCGCACAGCTGATGACGCTTGCGATGACGAGCTGGCCGAACCTCACTGCCGATGTACTCGGCCGTTCGCCCGAGATGTACTGCGCCGGCCCGAGGGGCATCTCGTTGTTCTGTCTCGGTTCCAGCACCCCCGACGAGACCGGTCGCTGGATCGCGATCGCTGTGTGTGTCCTCGTCATCAGTGGCATCTCGCCCCGGTGGACGAGCATCCTGCACGCGTGGGTAGCCATCTCGATGGCCGTGTCGCTCTCGCTGCCCGACGGCGGCGAGGCGGTCGCGGTCTTCAGCTGCGCGCTCCTGATCGGTGTCCTCGTGCCGAACGGGCGAGTGGTCGCGTGGATCCCCGCGGGGCCGACACCTCGGCCCGTCCTGACCGCGATCGGGTACGCAGCGTCGATCGCGCTCTGCCTCCAACTCGCTGGCATCTACTTCGAGAGCGGACTCGCGAAGCTGGCGGTGCCGGACTGGTCCAACGGATCGGCGATGTACTACATCGTCCGTGACCCGATGTTCGGAGGTGTCGGCCTCATCGGCGCAGTCGTCACCGCGGTCACCGCCCACCCGCTCGGTACGGCTCTCCTCACCTGGGGAACCATCGTCGGGGAGTGCTGCATCGCGGTGGCATTCCTGCTGCCGCATCGTTTCAAGCGGTACGGACTGATCGGTGTGATCGTCCTGCACGCTGGCATCGCGGTCATCATGGGCCTGTGGTCGTTCGCGCTGGTGATGGTCGGGACAGCCGTCGTCGCCTCCTACGGCCTCGTGCCTCCGACTGGACAATCCGATGCCGACCGCCTCGCCGGCGCCGACGTCGCACGTGAAAGGAGCACAGCATGATCATCTGGTCCGTGGTCTCAATCCTCGTACTGGTGATGGTCCTCGTCTGCGCGAAGGGCTGGATCAAACCGAACCACGGGATCGGACTCCGCATCCCAGCGACACAGCGAGGTGAGACCGCCTGGCGTGTCGGGCATCGCGCCGCAGTCCCGGCTGCCCTGACGGGAACCGCGGTCATCGTGGTCGCGTTGATCGTCTCCCTCGCCGACACCAGGACCGGGACCGCGATGATGGTGGTGGCGGCCGTGGCCTTCGTCTGCGAACTCGTCTGGATGATCGTCGCCGCGAACCGTGCAGCGTCTCGTGTGTCCGTCCACCATCCATGACGGCGCCCGATCGCACTGTGCGGCCATCGGCATCGCTCGGCCGTCCGGCGAGGTCGGTGAGCCCGGCCCTGGCCGTCGCCGCGGTGATGTCCTGGGTCCCTCCCGTGGTCCTCACGGTGGTTCGTCTTGCCTGGGCGGACGCGCCGGTGCGCGTGCCGGTGCACTGGAGCGGTGCTGGCGTCGTCGACGGATGGGGTTCGACGGCTTCCGCCTTCTGGTCGATGCTGGTGCCCGGCGTGGCCGGTGCGCTCATCTGCTCCGTCCTGTCGATCACGCTCGCCAGTGACGCGACGATGTTGCAGGCCGCCGCCACCATCGGCATCATCTCGGCCTCGACCGGGAGCATCGCCGCCGTGTGGCTCACGATGGTGCTCAGCGCGGCTGGGTCCACCGGAGCACTCCTGCCGGTGCTCGCTGCCGTCATCTGGGGTGCGCTGGTGTTCGTCGTCTGTCTCCTGCGCCGGCGCCCGACCGGCTGACGCGGCCTCCCGTCCGTGTCGCTACCGCCTGTCGGACGGGAGGCCCGTGGTGCGGTGACCACGGGCCTCCCGTCCGACTCAACGCGAGACGGTCGCCTCGACCGGACCCGGCACGGGCCGGCCGCCGTCGGTGATCCTGCCGTCGACGAGGGTGACCAGGCGGTCGAGTGCACCGCGGTGGACGAGGTCGTGCGTGACGAGCACGGTCGCGGTGCGCCGTTCGTGGGTGAGCTCTGCGACGAGCGCCATGACCGCTGCCCCGCGCTCCTGGTCGAGTGCGCTGGTCGGTTCGTCGACGAGCAGGACGGACGGGTCGTTCACCAGCGCCCGGGCGATGGCGACGCGTTGCCGCTGGCCGCCGGACAGCTGTGCGGGACGTTTCCCACCGTGCTGGGCGAGTCCGACCGCGTCGAGCAGCTCGTCCGCGTGGCGACGGACCGCGGCCCGGCGCCGGTGCCCGCCGCCACCGAGCTCGGCCATCACGAGGAGCTGTTCGCGGGCGGTCAGGGCGGGCACGAGGTTCGACTGTTGGAAGACGATCCCGATGTGGTCCCGACGCAGGGCAGTCGCCGCGTTCCGTGTCAGCGTGGCGGCGTCGACGTCGTCGATCCAGACGTGCCCGGAGTCGGGCCGGATCAGGGTCGCGGCCACGGCGAGCAGGGAGGACTTCCCGGAGCCGGAGGGCCCCGTGACGCCGGTGACGACGCCGGCCGGGGCCTCCAGCGACACGTGGTCGACCGCGGTGATGCGGGCGTCGCCGTCCGGGAAGGTGAGGGTGACGTCGTCGAGTCGGATCATCGGTTGCTCCCGAGGGCGGTGAGGGGGTCGGCGCGGGTGACGGTGCGGAGCGCGACGGCAGCGCCGGCGAGTCCGAGGACGACCATCACGGTCGCCGGGAGGACGGTGGTGAGCGGGCTGAGCAGGAACGGCAGGACCCCGCCGGCGACCGCGCCGAGGACGGACACCAGGCCGATGCCGACACCGATGCCGACGACAAGGACGACGAGTGCCTGACCGAGTGCGTCGCGGACGAGGGATGCGTCGGAGGCCCCGAGCGCCTTGAGGACGGCGATGTCGCCCGAACGCTGCATGGTCCAGACGGTGAAGAACGCGCCCACGACGAGGGCGGAGACGCCGAAGAGCATGACGATCATCAGGCCGAGCGAGCCGACCTCGGACGTGAACGTCTGCAGGGCGGGCAGGCTCATCAGCGGTGATGCGGCCGCCGTGTGGGTGCGGGCCGCCGCGGCGGTCCAGTCCGGCGTGCCCGACACGGCGAGCACGGTGGGAGCGCCGTCGCCGCCCAGTCGGCGGTCGGCCTGCGCCCACGCGTCGGGGGTGAGCGCGACGACGGGGGTGTGGCTGTACCAGGCGTCACCGCCGACGGTCGCGACCCGGTAGGCGGTCCCGGCGATCGTGACGCGGTCCCCGACGGCGACGTGGAGGGCGGCCGCTGCACCCGAGGACAGCCCGACCGTGTCGTCGGTCGTCGGGGCCAGGTCGGTGGTCGTGGACCTCGGGGCGCCGTGCGGGACACCGAAGAGGGCGACGGCGACCGCCGACGAGCCCCGCGCACCCGTCGCGCGTCCCTGGGACGTCGCACGCCCCTGGGCCGTCGCACGCCCCTGGGCCGTCGCACGCCCCTGGGCGATCCCGACCGGGGTGACGTCCTCGACGCCGGCGGTGTCCCGCCACGCGGCCACGGTCGACGTGCCGATCGAGGACTCCGAGAACGACGGCTTGCCGTCCGTCGGCTGCTGGAGCACGAGCCGGTCCCCGGGGAGACCGAGGACGGCGGACACGTCCTGGGTGGCGAGACCACCGGTCAGGCCGGCGAGGAAACCGACCAGCAGGGTGATCAAGGCCACGACGGACCCGATGAGCACGAACCGGCCACGGGCGGACCGGAGGTCACGCCAAGCGACGAACACGATGGTTCCTTCCCGACGTCGAGGGCGTTCCCCGTCGTCCCGACCAGCTTCGCCAGGGCGCGCCACGGTGCCATCGAGGAGAGGTCGACTCCTCGGGTACGACTTCTGGTTGATCCGCTGCGTCCCGGCCGGCCGTACGCTGCAACGGACATGGCTCACAGCACCCTCACGCCCGTGTTCGTCGGGCTGCGCACCGGACTGCACGTCCTGTTCGCCGCGCTCCTCGCACTCGTCGTCGTCCGGGTCGTCGTGGTGCAGGACGACACCGTGTGGGCGGAGTCCGGTCTGGCCGCACTGTTCGCGGTCCTCTACCTGCTCGGCGCCCGGGTCGCCACCGTGCGGGGACCACGCCGAGCACTCGTGGGAGCGCTGTGGATCACGGGGCTGACCGCGGTGTGGGTCGCGCTGCTCGTCCTCGTGCCGGAGGCGGCGTACCTGGTGTTCCCGCTGTTCTTCCTCTACCTGCACGTCCTGCCCCGGATCGTCGGGCCGGCCGCCGTCGTGGTGGCGACGGCGATCGCGGTCGTCGCCCTCGGCGTGCACGGCGGCTTCACGGTCGGCGGGGTGATCGGCCCCCTGGTCGGCGCCGGCGTGGCACTGCTCATCGGCCTCGGCTACCGGGCACTCGCCCGTGAGGCCGTCGAACGGGAGGCGCTCGTGGCGGAACTGCTCGCGACCCGTGACCTGCTCGCCGCGACGGAACGGCAGCAGGGCGTCCTCACCGAACGTGCCCGTCTCGCCCGCGAGATCCACGACACCGTCGCGCAGGGCCTGTCGAGCATCCAGATGCTGCTCCACGCGGCCGAAGCCGCCGACGGCGACCGGCCGGGCATCGACCACATCCGCCTCGCCCGGTCCACCGCGGCCGACGGCCTCGCCGACACCCGCCGGTTCATCCGGGAACTCGCTCCGCCGTCCCTCGACGCCGGCCTCGCCGCAGCGCTCCGGCGGCTCAGCCAGCAGTGGCACCGTGAGGGACTCCGCATCGAGGTCACCGTGCCGGCCGGGAGCGCCGACCTGACGATGGACGTCCAGACGGCCCTGCTCCGCATCGCGCAGGGGGCCGTGGCGAACGTCGCGCAGCACGCCGCGGCCACGACGGTCGACATCGGCCTCACCGTCTCCGCGACGGACGCGACCCTGGTGGTGCACGACGACGGCATCGGGTTCGACCCGGACCTCGTCGGCGTCGACACCGGCACGTCCGACTCGTTCGGCCTCCGCGCGATGGCCGAGCGCGTCGAGCAGCTCGGCGGCGGGCTCACGGTCGACAGCGCACCCAGCCGGGGCACCACCGTCACCGTGGTCGTGGACCGGTGCTCCACGTGATCCGGGTCGTCATCGCCGACGACCACCCGGTCGTCCGCGCCGGACTCCGGGCACTCCTCGACCACGACGACGGCATCGCGGTCGTCGGCGAGGCCGCCACCGCGGACGAGGCCGTCGTCCTCGCCGCGTCCACGGACCCCGACCTGGTGCTGATGGACCTGCAGTTCGGCGGGGGCCGCTCCGGCGCCGACGCCACGCGGGCGATCCGCGCAGCGGACGCGCCGCCGTACGTCCTGGTCCTCACCAACTACGACAGCGACGGGGACATCCTGAGCGCGGTCGAGGCCGGCGCCAGCGGGTACCTCCTCAAGGACGCGCCGCCGGAGGAGCTCCTCGCCGCGGTGCGCGCCGCCGCCGCCGGCGAGAGCGCCCTCGCACCGGCGATCGCCGGTCGGCTGCTGGCGCGGATGCGGGCACCGCGGGTGAGCCTGTCCGCGCGGGAGATCGAGGTGCTGCAACTCGTTGCCGGTGGCGCGTCGAACGGTGACGTCGCGGCACGTCTGCACATCACCGACGCCACCGTGAAGTCGCACCTGGTGCACGTGTTCTCGAAGCTCGGCGTGAGTTCCCGGACCGCCGCGGTGTCCGAGGCCAGGAGCCTGGGCATCCTCCGCTGACCACGGGCGCGTCGGTCGTCGCCGGTAGCGTGCGCGCATGAGCGAGAGCGCACGGTTCGACGACGCCACCATCGAGGACCTCCGAGCACGGCTCCGGGCGACCCGCTGGCCGGACGCGCCCGCCGGGACCGGCTGGTCGCTCGGTGTCGACGTCGACGAACTCCGGGAGCTCGTGACCTGGTGGGCGGACACGTTCGACTTCGGGGTACACCGCGCGGCCCTCGACGCGCTCCCCAGCCGACGGGCCGACGTCGGCGGCATCGACGTGCACCTGCTGCACCAGCGCGCCGACCGCGAGGACGCCCTGCCGCTGCTGCTGGCGCACGGTTGGCCGGACTCCGGCTGGCGCTACCGCCGCGCGCTGCCCGACCTGGTTGCCGCCGGGTTCGACGTCGTCGTGCCGGACATGCCCGGGTACGGGTTCTCGGCGACACCGTCGTCGCTGCTCGACTCCCGTGACGTCGCCGGTCTCTGGGCGGACCTCATGACCCGGCTCGGGTACGACCGGTTCGCCGTCGCCGGTGGGGACATCGGCAGCGGGGTCGCCCGGTGGCTCGCGATCGACCACCCCGACCGGGTCGTCGCAGTGCACCGGATGGACGCCGGCATGCCCGTGTACGAGGGCGACCCCGCCGAGCTGTCGGCAGCCGAACGGGACTTCCTGGCGGCCACCGAGCAGTGGCGGACGGACGAGGGCGCGTACGCCGCGATGCACCGGACGAAGCCCCAGACCGCGGCGGTCGGGCTGACCGACTCACCGGCCGGTCTGGCGGCGTGGATCGTCGAGAAGCTGCGGTCCTGGAGCGACTGCGACGGTGACCTGTGGTCGGTCTGGTCCCGCGACGACGTCTGTGCGCTGCTGACCGAGTACTGGGTCACCGGCACGATCGCGTCGTCGATGCGGATGTACCACGCGAACGCCGCAGTGCCCCGGAGTGAGCAGGCCCGGCGGGTGGAGGTGCCTTCCGGCTTCACGCTGTTCCCGGTCGACCTGGTGCGGCCGCCGCGGGAGTGGCTCGAGCGGACGACGAACCTGGTCTCGCTGTCCGAAGCGTCCCGGGGCGGGCACTTCGCGCCGGTCGAGCAGCCGGAGCGGTACGTCGCCGAGGTGGTCGGGTTCCTCGACCCGTTCCGGCAGGCGGGCGCCTGACCCGACGCGCCCCGGACGGACGGGAGGCCCGTGGCGGTGTCGCCACGGGCCTCCCGTCCGTCGTCTCCCTGCTCCCGCTAGAGTGGTCGGGCCGGCCTCTGTAGCTCAATGGAAGAGCAGTTCCGTCCTAAGGAAAGGG
Protein-coding sequences here:
- a CDS encoding CPBP family intramembrane glutamic endopeptidase — its product is MYTPAAAVFVVASVRRQRPGATARELGMWPLRPVKRVLGLTIIAVAGAPLLIAIGVFIAAGFGWVRLDLEHLSGFRETLRAAAGRAADAAPLQLIAIVQLVSIPIGALFNGLLTFGEEVGWRGWLLPRLRSRIGTWPSLVVSGAIWGLWHSPLILLGYNFEQPNVFGVFLMVVGSVSVGILFGWLRLRSGSVWPPVFAHGALNASANLVVLFSSAGDRVDPVLAGPLGAGTWTAAAIVITALVIVGQFAPARLEPFPSSSSRTSGSALRAQQDQVDD
- a CDS encoding SdpA family antimicrobial peptide system protein — encoded protein: MAVVCGFLALTVAASWSANVLAGVENGGPRQALQVLVPQGWAFFTKSPEGVTLVPYEKSPTGVWERADSLPQSNAANGFGLSRNQRAQSTELAIIAAAVPRFTACQDYLTACLDKSGGKVVTVTNETNTHHFCGSFRIVQQEPVKWAYRGSVPESVRVARYADVEVECPR
- a CDS encoding sporulation-delaying protein SdpB family protein, producing MKPVQDLRDVFNTLASNLDRFDGQSVRPQVGRSIIALAQLMTLAMTSWPNLTADVLGRSPEMYCAGPRGISLFCLGSSTPDETGRWIAIAVCVLVISGISPRWTSILHAWVAISMAVSLSLPDGGEAVAVFSCALLIGVLVPNGRVVAWIPAGPTPRPVLTAIGYAASIALCLQLAGIYFESGLAKLAVPDWSNGSAMYYIVRDPMFGGVGLIGAVVTAVTAHPLGTALLTWGTIVGECCIAVAFLLPHRFKRYGLIGVIVLHAGIAVIMGLWSFALVMVGTAVVASYGLVPPTGQSDADRLAGADVARERSTA
- a CDS encoding SdpI family protein, whose product is MIIWSVVSILVLVMVLVCAKGWIKPNHGIGLRIPATQRGETAWRVGHRAAVPAALTGTAVIVVALIVSLADTRTGTAMMVVAAVAFVCELVWMIVAANRAASRVSVHHP
- a CDS encoding DUF1648 domain-containing protein, with protein sequence MSPALAVAAVMSWVPPVVLTVVRLAWADAPVRVPVHWSGAGVVDGWGSTASAFWSMLVPGVAGALICSVLSITLASDATMLQAAATIGIISASTGSIAAVWLTMVLSAAGSTGALLPVLAAVIWGALVFVVCLLRRRPTG
- a CDS encoding ABC transporter ATP-binding protein translates to MIRLDDVTLTFPDGDARITAVDHVSLEAPAGVVTGVTGPSGSGKSSLLAVAATLIRPDSGHVWIDDVDAATLTRNAATALRRDHIGIVFQQSNLVPALTAREQLLVMAELGGGGHRRRAAVRRHADELLDAVGLAQHGGKRPAQLSGGQRQRVAIARALVNDPSVLLVDEPTSALDQERGAAVMALVAELTHERRTATVLVTHDLVHRGALDRLVTLVDGRITDGGRPVPGPVEATVSR
- a CDS encoding ABC transporter permease; protein product: MFVAWRDLRSARGRFVLIGSVVALITLLVGFLAGLTGGLATQDVSAVLGLPGDRLVLQQPTDGKPSFSESSIGTSTVAAWRDTAGVEDVTPVGIAQGRATAQGRATAQGRATSQGRATGARGSSAVAVALFGVPHGAPRSTTTDLAPTTDDTVGLSSGAAAALHVAVGDRVTIAGTAYRVATVGGDAWYSHTPVVALTPDAWAQADRRLGGDGAPTVLAVSGTPDWTAAAARTHTAAASPLMSLPALQTFTSEVGSLGLMIVMLFGVSALVVGAFFTVWTMQRSGDIAVLKALGASDASLVRDALGQALVVLVVGIGVGIGLVSVLGAVAGGVLPFLLSPLTTVLPATVMVVLGLAGAAVALRTVTRADPLTALGSNR
- a CDS encoding sensor histidine kinase, producing MAHSTLTPVFVGLRTGLHVLFAALLALVVVRVVVVQDDTVWAESGLAALFAVLYLLGARVATVRGPRRALVGALWITGLTAVWVALLVLVPEAAYLVFPLFFLYLHVLPRIVGPAAVVVATAIAVVALGVHGGFTVGGVIGPLVGAGVALLIGLGYRALAREAVEREALVAELLATRDLLAATERQQGVLTERARLAREIHDTVAQGLSSIQMLLHAAEAADGDRPGIDHIRLARSTAADGLADTRRFIRELAPPSLDAGLAAALRRLSQQWHREGLRIEVTVPAGSADLTMDVQTALLRIAQGAVANVAQHAAATTVDIGLTVSATDATLVVHDDGIGFDPDLVGVDTGTSDSFGLRAMAERVEQLGGGLTVDSAPSRGTTVTVVVDRCST
- a CDS encoding response regulator, which codes for MIRVVIADDHPVVRAGLRALLDHDDGIAVVGEAATADEAVVLAASTDPDLVLMDLQFGGGRSGADATRAIRAADAPPYVLVLTNYDSDGDILSAVEAGASGYLLKDAPPEELLAAVRAAAAGESALAPAIAGRLLARMRAPRVSLSAREIEVLQLVAGGASNGDVAARLHITDATVKSHLVHVFSKLGVSSRTAAVSEARSLGILR
- a CDS encoding epoxide hydrolase family protein → MSESARFDDATIEDLRARLRATRWPDAPAGTGWSLGVDVDELRELVTWWADTFDFGVHRAALDALPSRRADVGGIDVHLLHQRADREDALPLLLAHGWPDSGWRYRRALPDLVAAGFDVVVPDMPGYGFSATPSSLLDSRDVAGLWADLMTRLGYDRFAVAGGDIGSGVARWLAIDHPDRVVAVHRMDAGMPVYEGDPAELSAAERDFLAATEQWRTDEGAYAAMHRTKPQTAAVGLTDSPAGLAAWIVEKLRSWSDCDGDLWSVWSRDDVCALLTEYWVTGTIASSMRMYHANAAVPRSEQARRVEVPSGFTLFPVDLVRPPREWLERTTNLVSLSEASRGGHFAPVEQPERYVAEVVGFLDPFRQAGA